In the Salvia splendens isolate huo1 chromosome 16, SspV2, whole genome shotgun sequence genome, TTAGTCCTTGTTTTTGCTCGGTCTATTGGATATGGTTCGTAATGCTAAATAGTCTTTGCTTCTGTATGCTAGGAGACACATGAGAAAGGGTATCAGCATTTGGCTGGACGTGCCTTTGGAAGCCTTAGCTCGTAGAATTGTAGCTGTTGGAACTGGTTCTCGTCCCCTGTTGAATCATGGAGATGGAGATCCTTACACTAAGGTAGGGTATCACTTTTGTCGATTTCATAGAAACGTGTCAAATAACTGAAACGCGTCACAATCCACTCATGATTTTGTGTAGACCATGAAGCTATTATCTACCCTCTTCGAACACAGGGGTGAAGCGTATGCCAATGCTGATGTGAGAGTCTCTCTTGAAAGTAAGCTCTCATTCTTCTCGTTTGATATTTCATGTTCCACGAAATGTGCCAGGTTTTGACAACGTGCATGTTATAAACAGACATGGCGgccaaacttggatatgaagATGTATCCGACATTTCTCCAACTGCAATTGCCATCGAGGTCTGTCCCCCTTCTCCCTCTACTATATTCGCCCTGGCTTTATCTTGCTTGTTTAATAAACACGTGGCTAACATGAAGCGATGCTCGTTTACAGGCGCTTATACAAATTGAGCATTTCTTGATGAGATAAGCAAGAAGTTATCGTCGTTGAATGTTGTATATTATTACGTGAGCGAATGTTGTGTCGATTTTTCAGTTGCTAGACATGGCATGAATAAATGGGGGAGACCTTTGGCTCCATCAATTAGGGTTTTGTTCATGTTTGTTGTAGTGACTTTTAAGTTGGTATTGTTTTCCCTTGGTAGTTGTTATAAACTTGtatttttcattaaattttgCAGAATTCTGATCTCAATATGTTAGTAACTTTTCTGCAAATACTGCAATAAAATAACTATTCACACTATATGAGCAATAACTGAAATTCATTCTCTTTTCAAATTTATACATGAAGAAAGATGCTGGTGTGAAATACCTTAATAAACACAACAAAAATTGGAAACTTTTATTGCATCAAGATGTTTAGCTTGAAACAAATGCAAGATCTACAAGCAGTTGATAATTATTCTGTTCTCAACCAATTAAACACCagttaaaataaattacatactaatcattttgcaacaatttagaaaaaaaaaatgaaattttaacttaCATTTGCATacttaagataaaaaaaaaaactaattttttactaaatattgtaaaattaattcaaatcaagctcaaaatcatgttaaaatttacaaaaatttgCATAGTAGTTCTTTTTTTATTGCTACAGAATAATAtgactaataataaaattatttcataatttaattcaaattaaatctaaaaattaaagttattATGTAcatgtactatatatatatttattcttttattaaataataaacatttgtttgaaaaaaaattattttaaacgaatttttttaatttaatctcATTCAGCAATGCATAAGTACTGAATTCAACAATTATTTGCATGATCAATTGTTTATATACATGAAAAAGGGAAATTAATTGTTTATAATTAATGTGATAGTTATGAATTTGAGAGAAGTGATGTAAATTACGCCAACGGTACAGCAAAATGGCGCCAAGGCTTATCTGTTAGCATAACTGGATTTgagtgatagagagagagagagagcagccATGTCTCATTCTCTCTCATCCTTCGCAATCTCTCTCTACAAATTCAATCCGGAATCGCTGTCGAGATCCGGTCGATTTCTAGTCCGAGCTTCCTCGTCAACTGCTCCTGGTATCGATTTTTCCTCTCTCGAATCCGCCATTGCTAAggttcctttcctttttcttctaTGTTGCCTTTTGATAAACCGATTTGTGTATGGGCTGGTTAATTGTTCGACTCTCCGATTTCAAAttctttgatttatttttctgttttttgaTTTCTCGATACAAGCATTTTGCTTTTTCGTTTAGCCGTTTAGGTTTAAGTGCCAAGCGTTTAAACACATTACTCGAATTCAAACTTCAGTAGATTGAAATTAGTAATAAAATGTTGATGATGGATTCAAAATTATTGTTTAGgccataaaaaaaatgttaattgAACTATGAAATCAAAATCTGTAGATCAATAGTCATATAGAGATTGATTGTAGTGGCAGATTTTCGTTTTCTAGGATTGAGCAATGTGATCTGTGATACAGTGCAAGAAGTGAAAATTTTCTGTGTGAGTTTATACATATATGGTTTATTGAATATTTTGTAATATAATGGTGTGGTTCATGGCAGAAAGATAGTGATGGAGTGAGAGAGGCACTTGATCAGTTGAGGGAAGTTGGTTGGGCCAAAAAATGGAGTTCTCAGCCATATATATCGCGTCGTACAGTGAGTCTCTGAAACCACTCTCAGTAATTGGTTTTGATTTTCCTTCTTAAAAATATCATAAGGACGTGCAAATTGGTGGTCAGACTATTGATGGCTTAACATTTTCATCATAGACATCGCTGCGCGAGCTGACAACTTTAGGACTGAAGAATGCGGAAAATCTTGCTATACCTAGCACCAGAAACGACGTAAGTTCAATGGAACTTGTGCCTTGTTCTGTTTCTTGAAGTATAACCGTTTAATTGGTTTCTGTCTCAATTATCAAAGCTCGGAATGGACTTTCTACATGTATCTTGAGTTGATTTTGTTCAGTGATGCAGGCAGCTTTTCTCTTTACTGTCGTTGGCTCAACTGGATTTTTGGGTATTCTTGCTGGCCAGCTTCCTGGGGTAGCTTCTACAAACCTTCCCATACAACCAATATTTTTGTTCATTTGTtcgtttgtttgtttgtgtttctcGGGTTTGACATGATCTTCCGATCATATGCATTTTGTAGGAGATTAAACATTTGAATCATAACTTTGAGGTTTGTTGACATTTTTGGTATGCAACTGACTCACTTGATTCTTAGGACTGGGGCTTCTTTGTGCCATACTTGATCGGGAGCATTTCTTTGGTAGTTCTCGCGATAGGGAGTATTTCCCCAGGGTACGTAGTCGAACATCTTGCTATTTCACAAGAATATACGTATCATACTATTAAACTGTGAAATGAAGAAGCTTTGCTAGAAGTTTTGCCTGTCTTTACTTTCACCTCCGTTGTGTTTACATAGGCTGCTTCAGGCTGCAATTGGAGGATTTTCTTCATTCTTCCCAGATTACAAGGAGAGGATTGCTAGACATGAAGCAGCTCATTTCTTAGGTAACAGACATTTAGCTGAAGTAAATAATTTGTAGACACAACACACAAACATACATAGACATTGACAGCGTTTGCATATATGAGTTCAGCTGTGACTTCATCCATTTAATACGGGCTTTCGTATGTGCAGTTGCATACTTACTCGGTCTTCCCATCCTCGGGTATTCTCTGGACATCGGGAAAGAGAACGTCAATCTCATCAATGAGAAGCTTGAAAAGCTCATTTACAGTGGACAGCTCGATGCCAAGGAACTAGACCGGTAACCTATTTTTCTACACTACTCATTTTCACCTACATTTTGATCCATTTCTTATGTCTTATTTCTCAAACCTATCATGTTTAAAACTTAACAAGAATCTACATTTTTCTCCACTCCTCTTAAGGTTGGCCATAGTAGCAATGGCCGGACTGGCTGCAGAAGGTCTGCAATACGACAAAGTGGTCGGACAGTCAGCTGATCTTTTCTCCCTGCAGGTTCGACAGCCCACCTCAAAACGCACAAAACAAGATACAAACGAATCACCCTACGCCAAAATCTAGCTAACGCATTATCAATGGTCTGTTTTTTGGGTTTTGTTCCGGCAGAGGTTTATAAACAGGTCTAAGCCACAGCTGAGCCGAGACCAGCAGCAAAACCTCACCCGATGGGCGGTAATGTCCCCTCTTCATCGACACTTTATGACATATACATAATAATTTCCCATTGAATTTCTCCCCTGAGTGGATTTATATGCATATTGTGCAGGTTTTGTTTGCTGCATCTTTGATAAAAAACAATGGAGCTCTGCACGAAGCTCTGATGGCAGCAATGTCGAAAAACGCAACGGTTATTGAATGCATTGAAGCAATTGAGAATGCTGGCTGAGTGAATTCAGCCATATATATGCATGagttgttttttttatcaaaggCAAAAATAGTGGGCTCATGTAAATATCATTTGATCCAGCTACAGTTTTGTCGGATCACACGTGTCTAAACCGGCCCGGCCCGGCCCggcccgacccgacccgacccgacccggtTTCATGTCTCTTCTGTTTGGTAGTTGAAATGTCGATGGAATCGAATCTTGCTGGAAAATTCTTCATATCTTGCAAATTTGCCGTCCAATTCTTGAAGGTAAGAAGATATGCTGTcaattgattttataaattcCGTACAAGGGAATATATCTCTTTCATTACACATGTCTCAACACAACCCCAAAGGTCAAGGATATTTGTTTGAGATGATCTCacacaataatttttttttaaatagtaacaataataatttttttcattcgcGTAACATTTCATCGCGTAACATTTCACGAAAATAATGAACTTACATTGTCCctcaactaaaaaaaaaaaaaactaatgaatTTGAAGTAAAAATAGATATTACAAAAACTAATTTGGATTTTGTAGTACTTGTTAAAGTACGTACGGAAGGACATGCTATTTCTTGTTTTTCGATTTGCCAAGAGTCATATTTGAAAGAATATAAcgagagtcatttcattttccgaattttttgtttttattcgaGTATAATTTTCATTGGATATCAACAAAATAAGATAAACCTTAGCATCACAACTTTTTCGAtctgtttgtttttacttttgtAGTTGcttcttagagtgtccactatagtataGGCGTGCCGGCTGCCCCGGCGGGGGCGAAGGCGGGGGGTTTACAGTGGgcgggacgtccgccccgaAGCAGACAAAAAAAGGGGGCGGAAGGCCTTTCGGCGAGAAATGTGCGAGGACGCGCTGGCCTATAGTGGGGGCGGTTTGCGGCGGGGCGGGACGGGACGGGACGgacgattttttattttttgtttttttgtaaattcaatt is a window encoding:
- the LOC121770558 gene encoding uncharacterized protein LOC121770558; the protein is MSHSLSSFAISLYKFNPESLSRSGRFLVRASSSTAPGIDFSSLESAIAKKDSDGVREALDQLREVGWAKKWSSQPYISRRTTSLRELTTLGLKNAENLAIPSTRNDAAFLFTVVGSTGFLGILAGQLPGDWGFFVPYLIGSISLVVLAIGSISPGLLQAAIGGFSSFFPDYKERIARHEAAHFLVAYLLGLPILGYSLDIGKENVNLINEKLEKLIYSGQLDAKELDRLAIVAMAGLAAEGLQYDKVVGQSADLFSLQRFINRSKPQLSRDQQQNLTRWAVLFAASLIKNNGALHEALMAAMSKNATVIECIEAIENAG